The Conexivisphaera calida genome includes a region encoding these proteins:
- a CDS encoding xanthine dehydrogenase family protein molybdopterin-binding subunit — MSGPVVEESERHAIGASIPKIDARDRVRGSPRFPTDLLMEGMLHGRALRSPHPHARILGIDTSAAEAAPGVRAVLTARDVPFNRFGAVVPDIPVLAEDVVRYVGEPVALVAAETEEDAERALELIRVEYEPLPAVTSVEEALRPSAPRLHPDGNVAGRIRAAVGDPHRALEEAVVVEGIYRTQFQKHMYMELEGGIAWIDEGTLHVVVGGQNPYRDRIQIARALGIPQEDVRVVSYPVGGAFGGKDEVTVQIHLALLARRTGRPVRMEWSREESGAAGYHRMAYEIEVRTGATREGVLVANVARIFGDNGAYRSFGPTMMELAVEAINGPYRIPNYDVEGVLVYTNNGISSAMRGFGAPEANFAIESQMNRLAEELGMDRLEIRLINAPEPGEPGPYGVPVEQVPALQELLDSVHLTRTSRGDGWVRRGIGVALGMKSIGYGAIPDYPVAAVEVDPRSRKVRAYISIPDYGQGVATGCAQVVAESMQLPVESVEVVDADTSASPDTGGSSASRGIYAAGNALISASRAALNRLSLEAAALLGAQSQHVRYSRGKFYAVEGLQEGRSVDLFEAAAHMASRGSAPRFEATFEVPRVDRPLAGARELPHMIYSFALAVAEVDVDLLTAVARARSVRTVVDAGVIVNHTVASMQVEGAVLQGIGMALTEELSYKNGVPQNVDFTTYIVPTAADSPELDVEFIEIYEESGPYGAKGVGEVGIVPVAAAVADAIADATGVRPTELPINPERLSRLLADGGVLPGRLSKILKGN, encoded by the coding sequence ATGAGCGGCCCGGTGGTCGAGGAGAGCGAACGCCACGCGATCGGGGCATCGATACCCAAGATAGATGCGCGCGATCGCGTCCGCGGATCCCCCCGCTTTCCAACGGACCTGCTCATGGAGGGAATGCTGCACGGCAGGGCGCTCAGGAGTCCCCACCCACACGCGCGGATACTGGGGATCGATACATCTGCCGCCGAGGCGGCCCCCGGGGTCAGGGCAGTGCTGACCGCCAGGGACGTGCCGTTCAACAGGTTCGGCGCGGTGGTCCCCGATATACCGGTGCTGGCGGAGGACGTCGTGAGGTACGTCGGGGAGCCTGTGGCCTTGGTCGCTGCGGAGACCGAGGAGGACGCGGAGAGGGCGCTCGAGCTGATACGCGTGGAGTACGAGCCGCTCCCGGCAGTCACGTCCGTCGAGGAGGCGCTGAGGCCGAGCGCCCCCAGGCTTCATCCGGACGGAAACGTCGCGGGGAGGATCCGGGCCGCCGTTGGCGATCCGCACAGGGCGCTGGAGGAGGCGGTGGTCGTCGAGGGGATCTACAGGACGCAGTTCCAGAAGCACATGTACATGGAGCTCGAGGGCGGAATCGCGTGGATAGATGAGGGCACGCTACACGTGGTGGTCGGAGGGCAGAACCCCTACCGCGACAGGATCCAGATAGCGCGCGCACTGGGCATTCCGCAGGAAGACGTCAGGGTGGTCAGCTATCCCGTGGGCGGCGCCTTCGGCGGGAAGGACGAGGTCACGGTGCAGATACACCTCGCGCTCCTCGCGCGGAGGACGGGGAGGCCCGTCCGCATGGAGTGGTCGAGGGAGGAGTCAGGGGCCGCCGGTTACCACCGCATGGCATACGAGATCGAGGTGAGGACTGGTGCCACCAGGGAGGGCGTCCTCGTCGCGAACGTCGCCAGGATCTTCGGGGACAACGGCGCGTACAGGAGCTTCGGCCCCACTATGATGGAGCTGGCGGTGGAGGCGATCAACGGCCCCTACAGGATCCCCAACTACGACGTGGAGGGCGTCCTCGTCTACACCAACAACGGGATATCGAGCGCCATGAGGGGGTTCGGCGCCCCCGAGGCCAACTTCGCCATCGAGTCCCAGATGAACAGGCTGGCGGAGGAGCTCGGCATGGACAGGCTGGAGATCAGGCTGATCAACGCGCCGGAGCCCGGGGAACCTGGACCGTACGGCGTGCCCGTGGAGCAGGTCCCCGCGCTCCAGGAGCTGCTGGACAGCGTCCACCTCACGAGGACCTCCCGGGGCGATGGATGGGTCAGGAGGGGGATCGGGGTGGCGCTCGGCATGAAGAGCATTGGATACGGCGCGATCCCCGACTATCCCGTCGCCGCGGTCGAGGTGGATCCTCGGTCTAGGAAGGTGAGGGCCTACATCTCGATCCCCGACTACGGCCAGGGGGTGGCCACCGGATGCGCGCAGGTGGTCGCTGAGTCGATGCAGCTGCCCGTCGAGTCCGTGGAGGTGGTCGACGCGGACACCTCCGCGTCCCCCGACACCGGGGGAAGCTCCGCCTCCAGGGGGATCTACGCCGCCGGCAACGCTCTCATATCGGCCTCCAGGGCGGCGCTCAACAGGCTCTCGCTGGAGGCGGCGGCGCTCCTGGGAGCGCAGTCGCAGCACGTGCGGTACTCGAGGGGGAAATTCTACGCCGTGGAGGGGCTCCAGGAGGGCCGCTCGGTTGATTTATTCGAGGCCGCGGCCCACATGGCCTCCAGGGGGTCAGCGCCCCGCTTCGAGGCGACGTTCGAGGTCCCGAGGGTCGACAGGCCGCTCGCCGGCGCGCGTGAGCTGCCCCACATGATCTACTCGTTCGCGCTCGCGGTGGCGGAGGTGGACGTTGACCTCCTGACGGCGGTGGCCAGGGCCAGGAGCGTGCGCACAGTGGTCGACGCGGGCGTCATAGTGAACCACACCGTCGCCTCGATGCAGGTGGAGGGCGCGGTCCTACAGGGCATCGGCATGGCGCTCACGGAGGAGCTGTCCTACAAGAACGGGGTGCCGCAGAACGTCGACTTCACCACGTACATAGTGCCCACCGCCGCCGACTCGCCGGAGCTGGACGTGGAGTTCATCGAGATATACGAGGAGAGCGGGCCCTACGGCGCGAAGGGAGTCGGCGAGGTGGGCATAGTCCCTGTGGCAGCAGCTGTGGCGGACGCGATAGCAGACGCGACCGGCGTGAGGCCCACGGAGCTGCCCATCAACCCCGAGAGGCTTTCCAGGCTTCTGGCCGATGGAGGTGTCCTTCCGGGAAGGCTGTCCAAGATCCTGAAGGGAAACTAG
- a CDS encoding FAD binding domain-containing protein yields MRLRSEYEVLRPRSLEEALKELSGRRDDVRVVAGATDVSVQLRSGAMAERELMDISGLRELRYVREVDGWIEIGALATFSDIARSEVIRAAAPILARAALSVGSPQIRNLATLAGNLCTASPAGDGIPPLLVLGAVVQLSSSRGAREIPAEEFILGPHRTAREGDELLTSVRVKPQPQGYRWFLEKLGLRSANAVSVASVSGLVRLGADGRTVEDARIALGAVAPTVIRARRAEEALMGRELDEEIMWDTAEAAAAESSPITDVRGSAAYRRMAVAGLLYRALSEVAR; encoded by the coding sequence TTGAGGCTTCGCTCCGAGTACGAGGTGCTGAGGCCCCGCTCGCTGGAGGAGGCGCTCAAGGAGCTCTCCGGGAGAAGGGACGACGTCAGGGTCGTCGCTGGAGCCACCGACGTCTCAGTGCAGCTGAGGTCCGGGGCGATGGCAGAGCGTGAGCTCATGGACATCTCCGGGCTGAGGGAACTCAGGTACGTGCGCGAGGTGGACGGCTGGATCGAGATCGGCGCGCTCGCGACCTTCTCGGATATAGCCCGCAGCGAGGTGATCCGCGCCGCCGCTCCCATCCTGGCCAGGGCCGCGCTGTCCGTGGGCTCCCCGCAGATAAGGAACTTGGCGACCCTTGCCGGGAACCTCTGCACGGCATCCCCCGCGGGGGACGGGATACCTCCCCTCCTGGTGCTCGGCGCCGTGGTGCAGCTCTCGAGCTCCAGGGGCGCCAGGGAGATCCCGGCGGAGGAGTTCATCCTCGGGCCCCACAGGACCGCGAGGGAGGGAGACGAGCTCCTGACGTCGGTGCGCGTGAAGCCGCAGCCGCAGGGCTACCGCTGGTTCCTCGAGAAGCTGGGCCTCAGGTCCGCGAACGCGGTGTCCGTGGCCAGCGTCTCGGGGCTCGTGAGGCTGGGCGCTGACGGCCGCACGGTCGAGGACGCCAGGATAGCGCTGGGGGCTGTGGCGCCCACGGTGATCAGGGCCAGGAGGGCGGAGGAGGCGCTGATGGGGAGGGAGCTGGACGAGGAGATCATGTGGGACACCGCCGAGGCGGCCGCCGCGGAGTCCTCGCCCATAACGGACGTCAGGGGCTCGGCCGCCTACAGGAGGATGGCTGTCGCGGGGCTACTCTACCGCGCGCTCTCGGAGGTGGCTAGATGA
- a CDS encoding (2Fe-2S)-binding protein, translating into MGLTSSEASFTFRLNGSTVTVRAPPAETLLRVLRERLGVRSVKPGCETGECGACTVLLDGAPVTSCTVLISQVEGRDVVTLEGLSGDPLMRYLQDAFVEEGAVQCGYCTPGFLVTAYAFARDSRPSGTRPSDDEIAEAISGNICRCGAYPRIVAAVRRALEVAT; encoded by the coding sequence ATGGGATTGACGTCCTCCGAGGCCTCCTTCACCTTCAGGCTCAACGGCTCCACCGTCACGGTGCGCGCACCTCCCGCGGAGACGCTCCTCAGGGTCCTCAGGGAGCGTCTGGGCGTCAGGAGCGTGAAGCCCGGGTGCGAGACGGGCGAGTGCGGCGCCTGCACGGTGCTTCTGGACGGTGCCCCCGTGACCTCCTGCACGGTCCTCATATCGCAGGTCGAGGGGAGGGACGTCGTCACGCTGGAGGGCCTCTCCGGGGACCCGCTCATGAGGTACCTGCAGGACGCGTTCGTGGAGGAGGGCGCAGTGCAGTGCGGGTACTGCACCCCCGGATTCCTGGTTACGGCCTACGCGTTCGCGAGGGACTCACGTCCCTCCGGCACCCGGCCCTCGGATGACGAGATCGCGGAGGCGATATCGGGGAACATCTGCAGGTGCGGGGCGTATCCCAGGATCGTCGCCGCTGTCCGGCGCGCGCTGGAGGTGGCCACTTGA
- a CDS encoding phosphoglycerate kinase, whose translation MKSSFRLSELEFLTLDDLEPEGKRILVRVDINTPVDPKTGKLIERTRMEEAAVTLRALSRSKVVVCSHQGRVGERDFVPLEEHAEILSSVMGKKVMFIDDVMGPAARREAEGLNDGDVLLLDNLRLMSEETQQYPTVEEAARTYIVQRLWRLFDGFVLDAFPTAHRAHPSIMGFPYYLPTAAGVLVMKELKQLQQLEIVQKGPFTAVLGGSKVRDRLEALEALLENRRADKVLVTGVLALVFLKAADKYRGKLEKVDEWAVSKARELLQRYPPIIEMPKDMAIQRDGERVELPISELPPDVQPLDIGSKTIKEYSKIIRSSGTVFMSGPPGAFELDGFDVGTRELLHALAASFGTTIVSGGHLATALDRMGLSKWIDHVSSAGGALIQALAGKELPLLRALEYSARKMREGGYREFLEGRAVSPAT comes from the coding sequence ATGAAGTCCAGCTTCAGGCTCAGCGAGCTGGAATTCCTGACGCTCGACGACCTGGAGCCCGAGGGGAAACGCATCCTGGTCAGGGTGGACATAAACACACCAGTCGATCCCAAGACCGGGAAGCTCATCGAGAGGACCAGGATGGAGGAGGCGGCGGTCACCCTGAGGGCGCTGAGCAGGTCCAAGGTGGTGGTGTGCAGCCACCAGGGAAGGGTGGGGGAGAGGGACTTCGTGCCGCTCGAGGAGCACGCGGAGATCCTGTCGAGCGTGATGGGGAAGAAGGTGATGTTCATAGATGACGTGATGGGTCCAGCGGCCAGGAGGGAGGCGGAGGGGCTCAACGACGGGGACGTGCTCCTACTGGACAACCTGAGGCTGATGTCGGAGGAGACGCAGCAGTACCCGACGGTCGAGGAGGCCGCGAGGACTTACATCGTGCAGAGGCTCTGGAGGCTGTTCGACGGGTTCGTCCTGGATGCTTTCCCGACGGCGCACCGGGCGCATCCGTCAATAATGGGGTTCCCGTACTACCTCCCCACGGCCGCGGGGGTCCTGGTGATGAAGGAGCTGAAGCAGCTGCAGCAACTGGAGATCGTGCAGAAGGGACCCTTCACCGCGGTCCTCGGGGGGAGCAAGGTCAGGGACAGGCTGGAGGCGCTCGAGGCGCTCCTGGAGAACAGGAGGGCCGACAAGGTCCTCGTCACGGGAGTTCTGGCGCTCGTCTTCCTGAAGGCGGCGGACAAGTACCGTGGGAAGCTCGAGAAGGTGGACGAGTGGGCGGTGTCGAAGGCGAGGGAGCTCCTCCAGAGGTATCCGCCGATCATAGAGATGCCGAAGGACATGGCGATCCAGAGGGACGGCGAGCGCGTGGAGCTCCCGATCTCGGAGCTCCCGCCGGACGTCCAGCCGCTGGACATAGGATCCAAGACGATAAAGGAATATTCGAAGATCATCCGGAGCAGCGGGACCGTGTTCATGAGCGGACCTCCGGGCGCGTTCGAGCTGGATGGATTCGACGTGGGGACCAGGGAGCTGCTGCACGCGCTCGCGGCATCGTTCGGCACGACGATAGTGAGCGGCGGACACCTGGCGACGGCCCTGGACAGGATGGGCCTGAGCAAGTGGATAGATCACGTGAGCTCCGCGGGCGGGGCGCTGATACAGGCGCTCGCCGGCAAGGAGCTCCCCCTCCTGAGGGCGCTAGAGTACTCCGCCAGGAAGATGAGGGAGGGCGGGTACAGGGAGTTCCTGGAGGGGAGGGCGGTCAGTCCCGCCACGTGA
- a CDS encoding alpha/beta hydrolase, whose protein sequence is MPLDPEVRRIIASSPPIPADLSSLSAQELRRNADRGMLSLYTGKEPVGSVEDLSVRTRDGSIGARIYRPAVDGRPLPLIVYYHGGGFVYYSVETHDNICRLLSTLSGAAVLSVGYRLAPENKFPAAAHDAYDSLVWAIDSAGDLGIDPRRIAVAGDSAGGNLAAVASLMARNSGLRGAPRAQALVYPVLNLADMSPSRFEFSEGYMLEERMDRWFVSQYLRDPSEARDPYASPLLAEDLRGLPPALILTAEYDPLRDQGEIYAHRLRTAGVDAVATRYLGMVHGFVRYYWVLGAGRDAISHVAGYLGRVLRGE, encoded by the coding sequence ATGCCGCTGGATCCCGAGGTCAGGAGGATCATAGCTTCATCTCCCCCGATCCCTGCGGACCTGAGCTCCCTGTCGGCGCAGGAGCTCCGGAGGAACGCGGATCGTGGAATGCTTTCCCTGTACACGGGGAAGGAACCGGTCGGATCCGTGGAGGACCTGTCCGTGAGGACGAGGGATGGATCGATAGGCGCGAGGATCTACAGGCCGGCCGTCGACGGGAGGCCCCTCCCTCTGATAGTGTACTACCACGGAGGAGGGTTCGTGTACTACAGCGTGGAGACCCATGACAACATCTGCAGGCTCCTGTCGACGTTGTCTGGTGCCGCGGTCCTCTCGGTGGGCTACAGGCTGGCGCCGGAGAATAAGTTCCCGGCGGCGGCGCACGACGCCTATGATTCGCTTGTATGGGCGATCGACAGCGCGGGGGACCTGGGGATAGATCCGCGCAGGATAGCCGTCGCCGGGGACAGCGCAGGCGGCAACCTGGCGGCGGTCGCGTCGCTGATGGCGCGGAACTCGGGGCTGCGCGGTGCACCGAGGGCCCAGGCGCTCGTGTACCCGGTGCTCAACCTGGCGGACATGTCGCCCTCCCGGTTCGAGTTCTCCGAGGGATACATGCTGGAGGAGAGGATGGACAGGTGGTTCGTCTCGCAGTACCTGAGGGATCCGAGCGAGGCGCGCGATCCCTATGCGTCGCCGCTGCTGGCGGAGGACCTGAGGGGACTCCCGCCCGCGCTCATCTTGACGGCCGAGTACGATCCACTGAGGGATCAGGGCGAGATCTACGCGCACAGGCTGAGGACAGCGGGCGTCGACGCCGTCGCGACCAGGTATCTGGGGATGGTCCACGGATTCGTGAGGTACTACTGGGTCCTAGGGGCGGGGCGCGACGCGATATCGCACGTCGCAGGATACCTGGGGAGGGTGTTGCGCGGCGAGTGA
- a CDS encoding CBS domain-containing protein gives MSALDAIRNVKVGDLMRKDFESVRIDEPLSKAMGKLEDAGVLVVLDANGNYAGVLTERDAIRTLLDPTTTKVGSVYRKAPRVSPDDDALRAARLMMENDLRYLPVSSGDVVVGIVGSDAIMEEAVKTRFGDTKVSDVMTSNPVSISEDDTVAKALATMRREGISRLPVLRGDRVVGILTIRDVIEKVLRPRAGIAEGGPGPLRRRVADIMSRDVASVLPDDQLRRAVRIMLDRDVASVVVTDGSGRLRGLLTRSDVLRNLVRMAQEGPQVVVQFSVKDPEEFENVELDREKLGAMIDGFLRKYGKFLGPAHVTVYLKRHRERKRGRRLTHCRIRIDGPKGVFVGIGEGWGLSQAVRNALDNVSRQVERVKEGREEDRALVEEILEML, from the coding sequence ATGAGCGCCCTGGATGCCATAAGGAATGTTAAGGTAGGCGACCTGATGAGGAAGGATTTCGAGAGCGTCCGCATAGATGAACCCCTCTCCAAGGCCATGGGGAAGCTGGAGGACGCGGGAGTGCTCGTGGTCCTCGACGCGAACGGGAACTACGCAGGGGTGCTGACGGAGAGGGACGCCATCAGGACCCTCCTGGATCCCACGACGACGAAGGTGGGATCCGTCTACAGGAAGGCGCCGAGGGTGTCGCCGGACGACGACGCGCTGAGGGCGGCGAGGCTGATGATGGAGAACGACCTCAGGTACCTGCCGGTGTCGTCGGGCGACGTGGTGGTGGGGATCGTGGGGAGCGATGCGATAATGGAGGAGGCCGTCAAGACGAGGTTCGGGGACACGAAGGTCTCAGACGTAATGACGTCGAACCCTGTCTCGATATCGGAGGACGACACGGTGGCCAAGGCGCTGGCCACGATGAGGAGGGAGGGGATCTCCAGGCTCCCGGTGCTCCGCGGCGACCGCGTGGTTGGAATTCTCACCATAAGGGACGTCATAGAGAAGGTGCTGAGGCCGCGCGCGGGAATCGCGGAGGGCGGACCGGGGCCCCTGAGGAGGCGCGTGGCGGACATAATGAGCCGCGATGTGGCGTCCGTGCTCCCGGACGACCAGCTGAGGAGGGCTGTGAGGATTATGCTGGACCGCGATGTGGCGTCCGTGGTCGTGACGGATGGCAGCGGCAGGCTCAGGGGACTGCTGACGAGGTCCGACGTACTGAGGAACCTGGTGCGCATGGCGCAGGAGGGACCGCAGGTGGTCGTGCAGTTCTCGGTGAAGGATCCGGAGGAGTTCGAGAACGTGGAGCTCGACAGGGAGAAGCTGGGCGCCATGATCGACGGGTTCCTCCGGAAGTACGGCAAGTTCCTGGGACCGGCGCACGTGACCGTGTACCTGAAGAGGCACAGGGAGAGGAAGAGGGGCAGGAGGCTCACGCACTGCAGGATAAGGATCGATGGCCCCAAGGGAGTGTTCGTCGGAATCGGGGAGGGATGGGGGCTGAGCCAGGCCGTGAGGAACGCGCTGGACAACGTCTCCAGACAGGTGGAGAGGGTTAAGGAGGGAAGGGAGGAGGACAGGGCGCTGGTCGAGGAGATACTGGAGATGCTGTGA
- a CDS encoding carbohydrate kinase family protein — protein sequence MAAAGASNWDTLILSRGFPRPRVSARAVSVLEFPGGKAANVATAATRILGKGEGAVISAVGEDEFGRRLLRGLQDEGVDVRGVFVIEEEPSGRAFVIVDEGTGENMIVSFHGALLRLGRDHVDLAEVREAVESAKVVVVMDVPAGFMEGLVDLAAEEDRTIILAPGIKSSENPELIRSMLRRVDYVVLNEGELAELAGPIDPATGARALAREGARVVVTLSGRGSMLASSGEVLEIPAVDLSKMGLKAVNSVGCGDAFIGVFAAFKSAGSGDVEALRRASVAGAYKATRLEVRGSPTLEQLLKFEEAALGAGALNE from the coding sequence GTGGCCGCGGCAGGCGCGAGCAACTGGGACACGCTCATACTGTCCAGGGGATTCCCCAGGCCCAGGGTCAGCGCCAGGGCCGTCAGCGTGCTGGAGTTCCCCGGCGGAAAGGCCGCGAACGTCGCGACCGCCGCGACGAGGATACTGGGGAAGGGGGAGGGCGCCGTGATAAGCGCTGTCGGGGAGGACGAGTTCGGGCGCAGGCTGCTCAGGGGACTCCAGGACGAGGGGGTAGACGTGAGGGGGGTCTTCGTCATCGAGGAGGAGCCATCGGGGAGGGCGTTCGTGATAGTGGACGAGGGGACCGGCGAGAACATGATAGTGTCCTTCCACGGCGCGCTCCTGAGGCTGGGGAGGGATCACGTGGACCTGGCCGAGGTCAGGGAGGCCGTGGAGAGCGCCAAGGTCGTGGTGGTTATGGACGTGCCGGCGGGGTTCATGGAGGGACTGGTGGACCTGGCGGCCGAGGAGGACAGGACGATAATACTGGCGCCCGGGATAAAGTCATCCGAGAACCCGGAGCTCATCAGGTCGATGCTCAGGAGGGTCGACTACGTGGTGCTGAACGAGGGGGAGCTGGCCGAGCTCGCCGGCCCCATAGATCCAGCGACCGGGGCGAGGGCGCTCGCCAGGGAGGGTGCAAGGGTCGTGGTGACGCTCAGTGGAAGGGGATCGATGCTGGCCAGTTCGGGGGAGGTGCTGGAGATCCCGGCGGTCGACCTGTCCAAGATGGGGCTGAAGGCGGTGAACAGCGTGGGGTGCGGCGACGCGTTCATAGGGGTATTCGCGGCGTTCAAGTCCGCCGGATCGGGGGACGTGGAGGCCCTCAGGAGGGCGAGCGTGGCCGGCGCCTACAAGGCGACCAGGCTGGAGGTCCGCGGGAGCCCCACGCTGGAGCAGCTGCTGAAGTTCGAGGAGGCCGCTCTGGGGGCGGGGGCGCTGAATGAGTGA